A single window of Nicotiana sylvestris chromosome 5, ASM39365v2, whole genome shotgun sequence DNA harbors:
- the LOC104240169 gene encoding uncharacterized protein At5g39865-like: MDRFRDDEHREIQKPKASILNRSMTVHTAVNPIEFPEKPVTYFYPSPPSIERNGSVKKLHSPSIGSMGSSFKGTVKKLCSLFESRKPSNVQPQSPTKHLKSFNSDSRVSSFSDLGIFLPGTEDSVVIYFTSLRGIRRTFEDCYTVRMILKSYRVKIDERDISMDSVYKKELQNVLAEKCVTLPQVFVKGKYIGGAEVIKQMNEVGELAKLLRGLPLRPPGYTCEGCGDVRFLPCSNCDGSRKYFDEDEAQLRRCPECNENGLVRCPLCCS, from the coding sequence AGAAATCCAAAAACCGAAAGCATCGATACTTAACCGATCGATGACGGTTCATACTGCCGTTAACCCAATTGAATTCCCAGAAAAGCCCGTCACATATTTCTACCCTTCTCCTCCTTCAATCGAACGTAACGGCTCCGTCAAAAAACTGCACAGCCCATCGATAGGATCAATGGGAAGTTCCTTCAAAGGTACCGTTAAAAAGCTATGCTCTCTTTTCGAGTCACGTAAACCGTCAAATGTACAACCTCAAAGCCCTACCAAGCATTTGAAATCCTTCAATTCCGATTCTAGGGTTTCGTCATTTTCTGATTTGGGGATTTTCCTGCCTGGAACGGAGGACAGTGTCGTAATTTACTTTACGAGTCTTCGTGGGATTCGGAGAACGTTCGAGGATTGTTATACTGTGAGGATGATTCTTAAGAGTTATAGGGTTAAGATCGACGAAAGGGATATTTCGATGGACAGTGTGTATAAGAAAGAATTGCAGAATGTTTTGGCCGAAAAGTGTGTCACTTTGCCACAAGTTTTCGTCAAAGGGAAGTACATTGGAGGAGCTGAAGTGATCAAGCAAATGAACGAAGTGGGCGAGTTGGCGAAGTTGTTAAGAGGACTTCCCCTTAGGCCACCGGGTTATACTTGTGAAGGATGCGGGGATGTGAGGTTCTTGCCTTGCTCGAATTGTGATGGAAGCAGGAAGTATTTCGATGAGGATGAAGCACAGCTCAGGAGATGTCCCGAGTGCAATGAGAATGGCTTGGTTCGTTGCCCTCTTTGTTGTTCTTAA